The genomic region CATAGACGCCTGGCTGGCCTCGCTTGCCTATGGATTCTGTCAGGTCTTGTTGTTGGTGCCACCGGCGATTCCACCACGGATACGCCATGCCTTGCAGGAACAGATGCTTTACGCCGGTGCGGTTCTGGAAGGCATCGGGTATTCCGCCAACCGCATCCGCCTGGTCGAGTCGCCGGTTGATAAAGACTTGTTGGCGCAATTGCAAAGCCTGACACCGGAACCCGGCATCCAGCCGGCAAGCTTCGCGCCTATGGATGAGAAACGAACCATCCTGCGTCTGGCGATCGATCATCTTTACCGGCATGCGCCCGCCCCGGTTTCCGTGGCTCCGGTACCGGCGGGCGCTTCTTTCGGAGAGATACTGGTGGACCAGGATGCGTGCACCTTGTGCATGGCCTGTGTCGGTGTCTGTCCAACCATGGCACTTTCCGATGGTCACGATGTACCCCAATTGCGTTTTGACGAATGGAACTGTGTGCAATGCGGCTTGTGCGAGAGTGCCTGCCCGGAAGAGGCGATCACGCGCAATCCGCGATTCATCTACGACCCGGAGTTGCGTCGCCGTACCCGGGTGCTGAACGAAGACGAGCCATTCTTCTGTGTGTCATGCGGCAAGCCTTTTGCCACGCGCAGCGTCATGGACAAGATGGCGAAGAAACTGAAGGATCACTACATGTTCCAGACGTTGGAAGCGAAGCGACGCATGCGCATGTGCGAGGACTGCCGGGTACGCGATCTGTTCCGGAAGGAAGCCGGGGGAGCAGGTCCGAAGCTGGGGGCACATTGACGCGGGACAGAATGGTCCCCGGTGCGACATTCTGACGCAGCACATCTTTCGGTGCACCCCGGACGGCGGTGCGAGCAACCATAACCCTCCCTCATTTCCGCTCTATTTCCGATTTCTGTGGCCTGGTTCTTGCTCCCTTTTGGCCATCGTTCATACGCAGGACAGGTGCGCGCAACGATGGAAACGCAAGGCGATCTCGCTAAGTCGGCCACTGAATACAGTCCGGCGCCGCAGACAGAAGGTGGTGACGACACCATGCGCGCGAACATGTACCGCCTGCTCGCAACATTGACATCGGCACCCGCCGCGGCGGAATTGCTCGAACGGCTGCGTCGAATCGCTGGCGAGGGAGTCTCGGGCAACGAAGACATGGGCACTGCATGGCGAACCCTCGGTCTCGCGAGTGCCCACGCCACGGTGGCGTCCGTTGACGACGAATACCACGATCTTTTTGTCGGCATTGGCCGTGGCGAAATCGTTCCCTATGGGTCCTGGTATCAAACCGGCTTTCTCATGGACCGGCCGCTTGCCTTTCTGCGCCGCGACCTTGCGATGCTCGGGATCCTGCGCCAGGACGGCAACCATGAACCCGAAGACCACATCAGT from Acidiferrobacteraceae bacterium harbors:
- a CDS encoding molecular chaperone TorD family protein, coding for METQGDLAKSATEYSPAPQTEGGDDTMRANMYRLLATLTSAPAAAELLERLRRIAGEGVSGNEDMGTAWRTLGLASAHATVASVDDEYHDLFVGIGRGEIVPYGSWYQTGFLMDRPLAFLRRDLAMLGILRQDGNHEPEDHISALCETMSLMADEDTGFAINVQRRFFHDHLEPWVGRFFADMQRAKSARFYAAVGQLGERFFDIERRYLEMLA